A window of Chloroflexota bacterium contains these coding sequences:
- a CDS encoding response regulator transcription factor, with protein MQAKEITVLLVDDHPIVRQGLREILEHSSGFRVVGEVGDGSESVKAAVELVPDVVIMDVLMPNMDGAEACREIMSALPDTRVLILTASTEEEAVINAVAAGATGYLQKFTGKEDFLSAVREVAEGGSRLPIEIVRRVFADLRSPSPPASPVQSQELTAREREILTMFAHGKAYAEIAKARGNSPLTIRNAMYRIQEKLGYSSKQEIVVWAVRNGLLDEPDTSRADVPHRN; from the coding sequence TTGCAAGCGAAAGAGATCACGGTGCTGCTTGTTGACGATCATCCGATCGTCCGACAGGGACTGCGCGAAATCCTGGAGCACTCATCCGGTTTCAGGGTCGTTGGAGAAGTCGGGGACGGTTCGGAGTCGGTGAAAGCGGCGGTCGAGCTGGTTCCCGATGTCGTCATCATGGACGTGCTCATGCCGAACATGGATGGCGCCGAAGCATGTCGGGAGATCATGAGCGCTCTACCCGATACTCGTGTACTGATCCTGACGGCTTCGACGGAGGAGGAGGCGGTGATCAACGCTGTTGCCGCCGGTGCTACCGGATATCTACAGAAGTTCACGGGGAAGGAAGACTTCCTGTCCGCCGTTCGCGAAGTTGCTGAAGGCGGCTCGCGGTTGCCGATCGAAATCGTTCGCCGGGTATTTGCCGATCTGCGCAGTCCGTCGCCACCGGCCAGCCCGGTGCAATCGCAGGAGCTCACGGCGCGCGAGCGTGAAATACTCACCATGTTCGCGCACGGCAAGGCGTATGCCGAGATTGCCAAGGCTCGAGGCAATAGTCCGCTGACCATCAGGAACGCCATGTATCGGATACAGGAGAAGCTGGGCTATAGCTCGAAACAGGAGATCGTCGTCTGGGCTGTGCGGAACGGATTGCTCGATGAACCGGATACGAGTCGTGCGGACGTTCCCCATAGGAACTGA
- a CDS encoding histidine kinase, with amino-acid sequence MVKLKEYPVHIRSWLEGNARTHPDEIRHAATIAVWARWTFALGCVVLLAYRPSHETYPYALLAGLLTVFVGFNAGLHGGILLRRTITWRWMFAASAIDAILISSVIFVGGGFQHFFFVAYYPALALIAVASTSIVVWVIWTTLVAILYSVISVYAGDGLNLNLGDEKVLFARILAMYIVVITVNLISRIERMRRRAAVRSERILFEERMDVSRTIHDTTAQSAYMVSLGIETALDLADKSNERLMSTLEATLALAKSAMWELRRPLNMGGIFEGKMISDVLATHIRTFTAITSVPAKLEQDGEEPSLDVETRSVLFLIAHNALTNAFRHAEASNVTVDLEFSRGRVQLMVVDDGKGLPDDFEERGHGISNMRLDAERIGGALSVKSGEAGGGTSVICRVPRERAMEGD; translated from the coding sequence GTGGTTAAGCTGAAGGAATATCCTGTCCATATTCGATCGTGGCTTGAAGGCAATGCGCGAACTCACCCAGATGAAATCAGGCATGCCGCAACAATAGCGGTTTGGGCGAGGTGGACGTTCGCGCTTGGTTGCGTTGTGCTGCTTGCATATCGGCCTTCTCACGAGACCTATCCGTACGCGCTTCTTGCAGGACTTCTGACCGTGTTTGTGGGGTTCAATGCCGGGTTGCACGGTGGGATCCTCTTGCGAAGGACAATTACGTGGCGCTGGATGTTTGCGGCAAGCGCGATTGACGCGATCTTGATCTCGAGTGTAATTTTCGTGGGAGGAGGATTCCAGCACTTCTTCTTTGTAGCTTACTATCCGGCTCTGGCGCTCATTGCGGTGGCGTCGACATCGATTGTGGTATGGGTCATTTGGACGACCCTCGTGGCGATATTGTATTCAGTGATCAGTGTTTATGCAGGAGATGGTCTCAATCTAAACTTGGGTGATGAGAAGGTGCTATTCGCTCGGATATTGGCAATGTATATCGTAGTGATCACAGTGAATCTGATCAGCCGGATCGAACGAATGCGCAGGCGCGCGGCAGTGAGGAGCGAACGTATTCTCTTTGAAGAGCGTATGGACGTCTCACGAACGATCCACGATACGACAGCGCAGTCGGCGTATATGGTGAGCCTGGGGATCGAGACGGCTCTTGATCTCGCTGATAAATCAAACGAGAGGTTGATGTCTACGCTGGAGGCGACGTTGGCTCTCGCCAAATCTGCCATGTGGGAGTTGCGGCGGCCACTAAACATGGGAGGAATATTCGAGGGCAAGATGATCAGTGATGTGTTGGCTACGCATATTCGCACGTTCACAGCCATCACGTCTGTACCTGCCAAGCTTGAACAGGATGGGGAAGAACCGTCGTTGGATGTTGAGACTCGCTCCGTTCTATTTCTGATTGCGCACAATGCGTTGACGAATGCATTTCGTCATGCCGAAGCATCGAATGTGACGGTCGATCTGGAGTTTTCGCGCGGGCGAGTTCAGCTGATGGTGGTCGATGATGGCAAGGGGCTTCCGGACGACTTTGAGGAGCGTGGGCATGGAATCTCGAATATGCGCCTGGATGCTGAACGCATTGGCGGGGCGCTTTCAGTGAAATCTGGTGAAGCTGGTGGCGGTACGTCCGTCATCTGTCGCGTTCCGAGAGAGCGTGCTATGGAGGGGGATTGA
- a CDS encoding ABC transporter substrate-binding protein → MTRRQLLRAAMLGGGSATLAAILAACGEAEVVEKTVTVTVTEVKEVVKEVPVETVVTKEVIKEVPVETVVTREVIKEVPVETIKEVEVEKVVEKEVIREVEVQKVVTREVERPVDVRRGGTLILRHTRDPQVGGIEGPQALAEVDKSIAFMISETMLKFDFEKVEPVPWLAEAFEISPDGTFIDLTIRSGIKFQDGTDFDADAAVFNLNRVFDAEHPFHATGVYPYTNWALLSHAEKVSSDVVRVFSGLDADPILHWRLTTEATYMTSPAAIEQFGEDIDLNPVGTGPFKFDAFEPGVQLSLVRNEDYWNPDNAPFLDKVIYRIIPDAQAAAAEFRAGNLDVFPFALTPDILELRDDAKFRLQLFATNTYFYLSANNAIDPFDNPEFRKALAHAYDWKTRIKELEPFNDYLPTPWYPHGFAYNGDVPTYEYDPEKSRQILEDLGWKLGPDGVRVRESDGKRASFTIAAWLAAGTPVDDNRLFMQQNLKDIGIETEFWIMDPSVVFDDVEGIRNPDKLELYPLGWNTALPDPSFLLDPTYLCEERPPAEKAGAGWNFAQFCDARVDELLTQARKDMNPETRAAAYREVQQIIAEGAIMQWGVLSRFPVLIKSDVHGLFYRPYRVNELERVWLDR, encoded by the coding sequence ATGACGCGTCGGCAACTGCTTCGCGCAGCCATGCTGGGCGGCGGATCCGCCACGTTGGCCGCCATTCTTGCGGCGTGCGGCGAGGCCGAGGTCGTTGAGAAGACCGTGACGGTGACGGTCACCGAAGTCAAAGAGGTGGTGAAGGAAGTCCCGGTCGAAACAGTCGTCACCAAAGAGGTGATCAAGGAAGTCCCGGTCGAGACGGTCGTCACCAGGGAGGTGATCAAGGAAGTCCCGGTCGAGACCATCAAAGAGGTCGAGGTCGAGAAAGTCGTCGAGAAGGAAGTCATCCGCGAGGTCGAAGTCCAGAAGGTCGTCACTCGCGAGGTCGAGCGGCCCGTTGACGTACGTCGCGGCGGCACCCTGATATTGCGCCATACGCGAGACCCGCAGGTAGGCGGAATTGAGGGGCCGCAGGCGCTCGCCGAAGTCGACAAGAGCATCGCCTTCATGATTTCCGAGACGATGCTCAAATTCGACTTCGAGAAGGTCGAGCCAGTCCCCTGGCTGGCCGAGGCCTTCGAGATCTCGCCCGACGGCACGTTCATCGACCTGACGATCCGCAGCGGCATCAAGTTTCAAGACGGCACCGACTTCGACGCGGATGCCGCGGTCTTCAACTTGAACCGCGTCTTCGACGCCGAACATCCATTTCACGCGACGGGCGTGTATCCCTACACCAACTGGGCTTTGCTCAGCCACGCCGAGAAGGTGAGCAGCGATGTCGTGCGGGTGTTCTCCGGCCTCGACGCCGACCCGATTCTCCACTGGCGGCTGACGACCGAGGCCACCTACATGACGAGCCCGGCCGCCATCGAGCAGTTTGGGGAAGACATCGATCTCAACCCCGTGGGTACCGGGCCGTTCAAGTTCGACGCCTTTGAGCCGGGCGTTCAACTCAGCCTGGTCCGCAACGAGGACTACTGGAACCCTGACAACGCCCCGTTTCTCGACAAGGTCATCTACCGCATCATTCCGGACGCCCAGGCGGCGGCCGCCGAGTTCCGGGCCGGAAATCTCGATGTGTTCCCGTTTGCGTTGACGCCGGACATCCTGGAACTCAGGGACGACGCCAAGTTCCGGCTGCAGCTGTTCGCCACGAACACCTACTTCTACCTGTCGGCCAACAACGCCATCGATCCGTTCGACAACCCTGAATTTCGCAAGGCGCTGGCCCATGCGTACGACTGGAAGACCCGGATCAAGGAGCTGGAGCCATTCAACGACTACCTGCCCACTCCCTGGTACCCGCACGGGTTTGCCTATAACGGGGACGTGCCGACCTACGAGTACGACCCGGAGAAGTCCCGGCAGATCCTGGAGGACCTTGGCTGGAAGCTGGGCCCCGATGGCGTACGCGTGCGCGAGAGCGACGGCAAGCGCGCCAGCTTCACCATTGCCGCCTGGCTGGCGGCCGGCACTCCGGTGGACGACAACCGCCTCTTCATGCAGCAGAACCTGAAGGACATCGGGATCGAGACGGAATTCTGGATCATGGACCCGTCGGTGGTGTTCGACGACGTGGAAGGCATTCGCAACCCCGACAAGCTCGAACTCTATCCGCTGGGCTGGAATACGGCGCTGCCGGACCCGAGCTTCCTGCTTGACCCGACCTACCTGTGCGAGGAACGCCCGCCGGCCGAAAAAGCGGGCGCAGGCTGGAACTTCGCGCAGTTCTGCGACGCGCGGGTGGACGAACTCTTGACGCAAGCTCGCAAGGACATGAACCCAGAGACCCGCGCCGCCGCCTACCGGGAGGTACAGCAGATCATTGCCGAGGGAGCGATCATGCAATGGGGCGTGCTAAGCCGATTCCCGGTGCTGATCAAGTCCGATGTCCACGGTCTCTTCTACCGACCCTATCGGGTCAACGAGCTCGAGCGCGTCTGGCTCGATCGGTAG
- a CDS encoding ABC transporter permease, with translation MTGFLLRRLGASLLVIVGGSILVFGALRAIPGDPIQLMLGTQGVTNPELVARYTERFGLDLPAPVQYLYWVGQLIRGDLGDSIVQPQSVGEFMRMRAINTAVLGATAWIIAVLAGTGIGIVAALLVHRRMWVADYALSGFSVVMISIPSFSLALILMIIFGVNLGWLPVLGMQSVEDSGLLDRLRHLVLPAVTLATVPGFVLGRIVKAAITDALLGDYARTAYAKGLSERRVFLVHVLRNAMVPIVTNTGLMFGGFLSGSVLVEFMFAWPGLGRGLVNAILARDFPIVQGITLLILVIFTVVNLLVDLSYGLIDPRIRYARA, from the coding sequence ATGACCGGTTTTCTCCTGCGACGCCTCGGAGCCTCGCTGCTGGTGATTGTCGGCGGAAGCATCCTGGTCTTCGGCGCCCTGCGAGCGATTCCCGGAGATCCCATCCAGTTAATGCTGGGGACTCAGGGCGTGACCAATCCCGAGTTGGTTGCCAGGTATACCGAGCGATTCGGCCTCGATTTGCCGGCGCCCGTTCAGTATCTGTACTGGGTCGGGCAGTTGATCCGCGGCGACCTGGGAGACTCAATCGTCCAACCGCAATCCGTCGGTGAATTCATGCGGATGCGGGCGATCAATACAGCGGTCCTGGGCGCAACGGCCTGGATCATCGCCGTCCTGGCCGGAACTGGGATCGGCATCGTCGCCGCCCTGCTCGTGCATCGCCGCATGTGGGTGGCTGACTATGCGCTGTCCGGCTTCTCGGTGGTCATGATCAGCATCCCCTCGTTCTCGCTCGCGCTGATCTTGATGATCATCTTCGGGGTCAATCTCGGTTGGCTGCCCGTCTTGGGTATGCAATCGGTTGAGGATTCCGGCCTACTCGACCGGCTGCGCCACCTGGTGCTGCCGGCGGTGACGCTGGCCACAGTGCCCGGCTTCGTGCTCGGGCGCATCGTCAAAGCGGCGATCACCGACGCCCTCCTCGGCGACTATGCGCGCACCGCCTATGCCAAGGGGCTGTCCGAGCGCCGCGTGTTTCTGGTCCACGTGCTGCGCAACGCGATGGTTCCAATCGTCACCAACACCGGACTGATGTTTGGCGGGTTCCTCTCCGGATCGGTGCTGGTGGAGTTCATGTTCGCTTGGCCGGGTCTCGGGCGCGGGCTGGTAAACGCCATCCTCGCGAGGGACTTCCCAATCGTGCAGGGCATCACGCTGCTCATCCTCGTGATCTTTACCGTCGTCAATCTCCTCGTCGATCTTTCCTACGGCCTCATCGATCCGAGGATTCGCTATGCGCGGGCCTGA
- a CDS encoding ABC transporter permease, whose protein sequence is MRGPDPVDSAVHGGNRVRLPGAGHTAALAAWVGANRWISVLLAVAAAMMVFAIIAPWIAPGDPTEVVLSQRYLPLWSNGHALGTDHLGRDYLSRLIVGGRLSIMAGLIPAFGAMVAGLVIGMTSGYFGGWVDSVLMRIIDVLLAFPFLLLVILMVAVLGTDIRNAMIALMIGGTPGTARTLRSLVLSIKQRPFVEAAEVSGLGGWRIIRYEIFPNVLPLAVALMTIQMSWMIVAIAGLSFLGLGVRPPDADWGTLIAEARGHIFRAPFLALIPSVLVALVSFVFFVLGDALQRTLGEERVR, encoded by the coding sequence ATGCGCGGGCCTGATCCGGTGGATTCGGCGGTGCACGGCGGCAACCGCGTCAGGTTGCCCGGAGCCGGTCACACCGCCGCCCTTGCCGCGTGGGTCGGTGCGAATCGATGGATCTCGGTCCTGTTGGCCGTTGCCGCGGCGATGATGGTGTTCGCCATCATTGCTCCGTGGATCGCGCCGGGCGATCCAACGGAGGTCGTGCTGTCGCAGCGATACCTGCCGCTATGGTCGAATGGGCATGCGCTGGGAACCGATCATCTGGGCCGCGACTACCTCAGCCGGCTGATCGTCGGCGGCCGGCTCTCGATCATGGCGGGGCTCATCCCGGCCTTCGGAGCGATGGTCGCCGGCCTTGTCATCGGCATGACGAGTGGCTACTTCGGGGGCTGGGTGGATTCGGTGCTCATGCGGATCATCGACGTGCTGCTCGCGTTCCCGTTCCTTTTGCTGGTAATCCTCATGGTCGCCGTGCTGGGAACGGATATTCGGAATGCCATGATCGCCCTGATGATCGGCGGCACTCCGGGGACGGCCCGGACCCTGCGCAGCCTGGTGCTCTCGATCAAGCAGCGCCCCTTTGTCGAGGCGGCAGAGGTTTCCGGGCTCGGCGGCTGGCGGATCATCCGGTACGAGATATTTCCAAACGTGCTGCCGCTGGCAGTAGCGCTCATGACCATCCAGATGAGCTGGATGATTGTGGCAATCGCCGGGCTCAGCTTTCTCGGTCTGGGCGTCAGACCGCCGGATGCGGACTGGGGCACGCTCATCGCCGAAGCGCGCGGCCACATTTTTCGGGCCCCCTTCCTCGCATTGATTCCGAGTGTCTTGGTGGCGTTGGTTTCGTTTGTGTTCTTCGTGCTGGGGGACGCCCTGCAACGGACGCTGGGCGAGGAACGAGTTCGGTAG